In a genomic window of Alteromonas gilva:
- a CDS encoding NADase-type glycan-binding domain-containing protein, whose translation MKSIIVAISLLLFSSSLWADSSIAIKRVSASSVYPADSASYEPENAIDNKNSTAWFPKRTSAANKGEWLKLEFAEPSLVSGIKITNGWVRSQGVWSYNSRVKTATITLSSGVTEYISLDDTMTPQTLSLPVSEATWLTLTIDEIYPGDRWNQESGLTQVDVLGTTKEAMRIEALRKEKEAEQARIAQLSASKKAQQIADYLSRLQSSLQQKSTELDYADFLAEASDAYKSEVYPEAKELISQQVTNTIQTQLNTYSAANDSKQLMRVFKQSRDTVFEKPNQDLLSKAFTTAAKIDLAQAKKEQSSAQLMAIFADYGAYYKENPFYNLVDSALEIDEARIAQNAGEGADVSLLDKYDNQPLKSYQKENYQKLLGQLIKQKLALAKDSDELATALDAFSQYDLNMANKKQVNESILAVSGIQYRETFREGKIGERYVPAISRSESYNETRYINGVAINETKFNDYTTGGYDESRYGFTAVYQFFNVSEKTYLVDVEISATISNTEYKKQSSWSGPDQNVEVKKSNLLVKKITYVLKAGSEIKDQIIVGEKKPSDFLVSVVNITPIDRDWFDQLSTAMEGSDLGVISQFFFDEKAKYWKPDLATNFARQAYMNLDTTFSTGDKFDRDFKSPVQLTLTNSNAMALKLTYTTNFSDGSRTVVIDGNSELTERLMAFGRAEDDLEVTIEMLEPWQ comes from the coding sequence ATGAAATCAATTATTGTTGCGATAAGTTTGCTGCTGTTTTCATCATCGCTATGGGCTGATAGCAGTATTGCCATTAAACGGGTAAGTGCCTCATCGGTGTACCCGGCAGACAGCGCATCCTATGAGCCAGAAAATGCCATTGATAACAAAAACAGCACGGCGTGGTTTCCCAAACGCACCAGTGCGGCCAATAAAGGCGAGTGGCTGAAGCTTGAATTTGCTGAACCAAGCCTGGTGTCGGGCATAAAAATTACCAATGGCTGGGTACGGTCGCAAGGCGTCTGGAGCTATAACAGCCGGGTAAAAACAGCGACAATCACCTTGTCGTCGGGCGTAACAGAGTACATCTCGTTAGACGATACAATGACGCCTCAGACATTATCTCTGCCGGTGTCAGAGGCCACCTGGCTAACGCTGACCATTGATGAAATTTATCCTGGTGACAGATGGAATCAGGAGTCTGGCCTTACTCAGGTTGATGTGCTTGGCACTACCAAAGAAGCCATGCGAATAGAGGCGTTGCGCAAAGAAAAAGAAGCCGAGCAGGCCAGAATTGCGCAGCTTTCTGCCAGCAAAAAAGCGCAGCAAATAGCCGATTACCTTTCCCGGTTGCAAAGCTCGCTCCAACAAAAAAGCACTGAGCTGGACTACGCTGACTTTTTAGCAGAGGCTTCTGATGCGTATAAGAGTGAAGTGTATCCTGAAGCGAAAGAACTCATTAGCCAACAGGTGACAAACACTATACAGACGCAACTGAATACTTATTCTGCCGCTAACGATAGCAAACAACTTATGCGTGTTTTCAAGCAGTCTCGCGACACAGTATTTGAGAAACCGAATCAGGATTTGCTTAGTAAGGCGTTTACCACCGCGGCTAAAATCGATTTGGCGCAGGCTAAAAAAGAACAGTCCAGCGCCCAACTGATGGCGATATTTGCCGACTATGGCGCCTATTATAAAGAGAACCCTTTTTATAATCTTGTTGACAGCGCCTTAGAAATTGACGAAGCCCGCATAGCGCAAAACGCTGGTGAAGGAGCAGATGTTTCGCTGCTTGATAAGTATGATAATCAGCCGCTTAAGTCGTATCAAAAAGAGAATTATCAAAAGCTGCTTGGCCAATTGATTAAACAAAAACTGGCACTGGCAAAAGATAGCGACGAACTCGCCACTGCGCTGGATGCTTTTAGCCAGTATGATCTGAATATGGCGAACAAAAAGCAGGTTAACGAAAGCATACTTGCGGTGTCTGGCATACAGTACCGTGAAACGTTCCGTGAAGGCAAAATTGGCGAGCGGTACGTGCCCGCAATTTCGCGTTCTGAAAGCTATAATGAAACCCGTTATATCAACGGCGTTGCCATTAATGAAACCAAGTTTAATGATTACACAACGGGCGGATACGACGAGAGCCGCTATGGTTTTACTGCCGTTTACCAATTTTTTAATGTGTCTGAGAAAACCTACCTGGTAGATGTGGAGATCAGTGCCACAATCAGCAATACCGAATATAAAAAGCAGTCAAGCTGGTCGGGACCGGATCAGAATGTTGAGGTTAAAAAGAGTAACCTGCTGGTTAAGAAAATTACTTACGTGTTAAAAGCCGGTAGCGAGATTAAAGATCAAATCATTGTGGGTGAGAAAAAACCCAGTGATTTTCTGGTTTCAGTAGTCAATATTACGCCGATTGATCGTGACTGGTTCGACCAACTCTCCACCGCAATGGAAGGCAGTGATCTGGGGGTTATTTCGCAATTTTTCTTTGATGAAAAGGCAAAGTACTGGAAGCCTGATCTGGCGACCAATTTTGCTCGTCAGGCATACATGAATCTGGACACAACATTCAGCACCGGTGATAAGTTTGATCGTGATTTTAAATCACCGGTACAACTGACGCTGACTAACAGTAATGCGATGGCGCTTAAGCTCACCTATACCACAAACTTTTCAGACGGTTCGCGCACGGTTGTGATTGACGGCAACAGCGAGTTAACTGAGCGTCTTATGGCTTTTGGTCGTGCCGAAGACGATCTTGAAGTAACGATTGAAATGCTCGAGCCATGGCAATAG
- a CDS encoding DUF2789 domain-containing protein gives MFTQQPELKDLFVQLGLPAGEADIEQFITTHRGLKSALPIHEAPFWNRSQAEFLRQSLVDDAEWAEVIDELNTRLH, from the coding sequence ATGTTTACACAACAACCTGAGCTAAAAGACCTGTTTGTGCAGTTAGGCTTGCCGGCAGGTGAAGCTGATATTGAGCAATTTATTACCACACACCGCGGCCTGAAGTCGGCGCTGCCAATTCACGAGGCGCCCTTTTGGAACCGCTCCCAGGCCGAATTTTTACGCCAGTCGTTGGTCGACGATGCAGAATGGGCTGAGGTCATCGACGAGCTGAACACGCGTTTGCATTAG
- a CDS encoding PA2779 family protein, with the protein MKFIRKTFSGFVVMLVFIAGGTHANTITSEQVMRQQSVSFNKQELLNAVSKDDVKQQLVKLGVSHADAMARIDALTDDEIIALNTEIKEGEAGGVVGAVLTVLAIIAILDLVGVTDVYPFIRPINS; encoded by the coding sequence ATGAAATTTATAAGAAAGACATTCTCAGGCTTTGTGGTGATGCTGGTTTTTATTGCTGGCGGCACTCATGCTAATACCATTACCTCCGAACAAGTCATGAGGCAGCAGTCGGTTTCGTTTAATAAGCAGGAATTATTAAATGCCGTAAGCAAAGACGACGTAAAGCAACAATTAGTCAAACTTGGCGTTAGCCATGCCGATGCAATGGCCAGAATCGATGCCTTAACAGACGACGAAATCATTGCCCTGAATACTGAAATAAAAGAAGGTGAAGCTGGCGGTGTTGTGGGTGCCGTATTAACTGTGCTGGCTATCATCGCCATATTGGACCTGGTTGGTGTTACCGACGTTTATCCTTTTATAAGACCTATCAATAGCTAG
- a CDS encoding efflux RND transporter periplasmic adaptor subunit: MKKLASLLLVSVTLIVACTDDSAPAQQKAAQQSSASAPSSKAKPVNVITVTPRDIELSKPMPGRVEAYTAAEIRPQVNGIVESVNFQQGSLVNKGQQLYQIDDAQYKAQYQRAKANLQTAQANLELAQLQYGRIKTLLTSNAVSQQELDSARTSVTQAEAAVALAEAEVEAARINVEFTKVYAPISGYIGPSTVTQGALVSAQQATALAVIRQFDPIYVDVAQSASQLQHLQGSMLTDRMNESGKGDYKVQLLVGENDAVYPHQGRLFASDLAVEQSTGTTRIRIIVDNPDTVLLPGMYVRARIQNLVSRQYILIPQKAVSLGEDGAKSVWLVGKDNTTSKQTITTSGTYEHYWVVDKGLQEGDVVIVEGTMMITPGTKVAPRDISRNDDTGADAETSNPGRSTQTASNAK, encoded by the coding sequence ATGAAAAAACTTGCAAGTTTGTTGCTGGTCAGCGTCACGCTTATTGTTGCCTGCACGGACGATAGTGCGCCTGCACAACAAAAAGCCGCGCAGCAGAGCAGCGCTTCCGCACCGTCATCCAAAGCAAAACCGGTTAATGTGATAACAGTAACACCGCGCGACATCGAGCTGAGTAAACCGATGCCGGGCAGAGTTGAAGCCTATACCGCCGCCGAAATACGCCCGCAAGTGAACGGTATTGTTGAGTCGGTTAATTTTCAGCAGGGTAGCCTGGTGAACAAGGGACAACAGCTTTACCAAATTGATGACGCCCAGTACAAGGCACAATATCAGCGTGCCAAAGCCAATTTACAAACGGCGCAGGCAAACCTGGAGCTTGCGCAACTGCAGTATGGCCGCATAAAAACGTTGCTGACCAGTAATGCTGTGAGCCAGCAGGAACTTGACTCGGCGCGAACCAGTGTTACTCAGGCCGAGGCTGCGGTGGCGCTTGCTGAGGCCGAAGTAGAAGCGGCCCGTATTAATGTTGAGTTTACCAAAGTGTATGCGCCTATCTCCGGTTACATCGGGCCGTCAACGGTAACCCAGGGGGCGCTGGTCAGCGCTCAACAAGCGACAGCACTGGCGGTGATTCGCCAGTTTGATCCGATTTATGTGGATGTTGCACAGTCGGCCAGTCAGTTACAGCATTTGCAGGGCAGTATGTTAACCGACAGAATGAACGAGTCGGGTAAAGGTGACTACAAAGTGCAGTTATTAGTGGGCGAAAACGATGCGGTTTACCCTCACCAGGGCCGTTTATTTGCCAGCGATCTGGCGGTTGAGCAATCCACCGGCACCACTCGAATACGTATTATAGTGGATAATCCTGACACTGTGCTTCTGCCCGGAATGTACGTGCGCGCCAGAATACAAAACCTGGTTTCCCGGCAATATATATTGATACCGCAAAAGGCGGTCAGCTTAGGGGAGGACGGCGCAAAGTCAGTTTGGCTGGTGGGTAAGGACAACACAACCAGCAAACAAACCATCACTACCTCAGGTACATACGAGCACTACTGGGTGGTTGATAAGGGGCTGCAGGAAGGTGACGTGGTGATTGTTGAGGGCACGATGATGATAACGCCGGGCACCAAGGTTGCACCGCGCGACATTAGCCGCAACGATGACACGGGCGCTGACGCAGAGACCAGCAATCCAGGCCGTTCAACGCAAACCGCAAGTAACGCCAAATGA
- a CDS encoding UbiA family prenyltransferase, giving the protein MHNIGCILRKIERTPIGLVAGTITFLAIIFIRNQLELLLEADHNITISLSTATVLADHVHVIMAWSYIYLMSVIVLATAGGCRWAGATRVSLCGFTLIWVPPLLDGAFGLSGAIIYQYRFDSFLSSFSSLFLPWVEVGYVTPGVRVEVFLVMLATLAYVGLCSVRRYAWWRAVLSAFLVYCAIFSMGYLPALVRLLSGNSHFELLQQSVLGVTATTAPVLWYLPVLLPLAIVFMKNTQPRLWKVFTSCLRTERMLIYLLFALAGVLQGADRALIGSDWLNLYDITFVALALLCVAMAFIAMTALNDICDANIDALSNPSRPLTGDKTLLSEYWFVLAFGVLLSIGMSFTFGVSQPVLLVGMLSLGGLYSLPPLRLRSYLLLAPLTLTLIALVCYQFGMALIWNNSTPEQLNLPQLGGLALLFFIAVQFKDIKDEAGDRAHGVQTIATCLGARRAYWVLGTLLLVAFAGLIVTGELKWSAANVLAGLVFVLAFVIFKKSEWVICSLVGCLALLLLN; this is encoded by the coding sequence ATGCATAATATTGGTTGTATACTGCGCAAAATTGAACGCACGCCGATAGGCCTGGTGGCCGGAACCATTACGTTTCTGGCCATTATCTTTATTCGTAATCAGCTAGAATTGCTGCTCGAAGCCGATCATAACATCACCATTAGTCTGAGCACCGCCACGGTGCTGGCCGATCATGTTCATGTGATTATGGCCTGGAGCTATATTTATCTGATGTCGGTCATTGTACTGGCCACCGCCGGTGGCTGTCGCTGGGCCGGCGCTACCCGTGTGTCGCTGTGCGGTTTTACCCTGATATGGGTACCACCTCTGCTGGATGGCGCTTTTGGTCTCAGTGGCGCGATTATTTACCAGTACCGGTTTGATAGCTTTTTAAGTAGTTTTAGCAGTCTTTTTCTTCCCTGGGTTGAAGTGGGCTATGTAACCCCGGGTGTGCGCGTGGAAGTGTTTCTGGTAATGCTTGCCACGTTAGCCTACGTTGGGTTGTGCAGTGTCCGTCGTTATGCGTGGTGGCGTGCAGTGCTGAGCGCGTTTTTAGTGTATTGCGCGATCTTCTCGATGGGTTACCTACCGGCGCTGGTACGTTTGCTCAGTGGTAACAGTCACTTTGAGTTATTGCAGCAATCAGTGTTAGGGGTAACGGCAACCACAGCGCCTGTTTTGTGGTACTTACCGGTATTACTGCCGCTCGCTATTGTTTTTATGAAAAACACTCAGCCACGGCTGTGGAAGGTGTTCACAAGCTGCCTGCGCACAGAGCGAATGCTGATCTACCTGCTGTTTGCTTTAGCCGGCGTGCTGCAAGGCGCCGACAGGGCCTTAATTGGTAGTGACTGGCTCAACCTTTACGACATTACCTTTGTTGCGCTGGCCCTGCTATGCGTCGCAATGGCGTTTATTGCCATGACCGCGCTTAATGATATTTGCGACGCTAACATTGACGCGCTGAGTAATCCTTCGCGCCCGCTGACCGGTGATAAGACACTGCTGTCAGAGTATTGGTTTGTGTTGGCCTTTGGCGTGTTACTGAGTATCGGGATGTCGTTTACTTTCGGGGTCAGTCAGCCGGTTTTACTGGTGGGGATGTTGAGTTTGGGGGGCCTGTATTCGTTGCCACCGCTTAGGTTGCGATCATATTTATTACTGGCTCCCCTAACACTCACCCTGATTGCGCTGGTGTGTTACCAGTTTGGCATGGCGCTTATATGGAATAACAGCACGCCAGAGCAGCTTAATCTCCCGCAATTAGGCGGTCTGGCGTTATTATTTTTTATTGCTGTTCAGTTTAAAGATATAAAGGACGAAGCCGGTGACAGGGCACATGGCGTGCAAACCATTGCCACCTGCTTAGGTGCCCGCCGTGCTTATTGGGTATTAGGGACGTTATTGTTGGTTGCCTTTGCCGGGCTTATTGTTACTGGTGAGCTGAAATGGTCAGCAGCTAACGTTCTGGCCGGGTTGGTGTTTGTGCTGGCATTCGTCATTTTTAAAAAGAGCGAATGGGTAATCTGTTCGCTGGTGGGCTGTTTGGCTTTGTTGTTGTTAAATTAA
- a CDS encoding PA2778 family cysteine peptidase produces the protein MQIDTALIPSRAHVIKDVPFYPQQAFYCGPTTLAEVFSFYGEPVSPNQIAPKLFIPEYEGSLKVEMVSATRQFDLLPYTDNGNLQQIIQLVSDDIPVIVFQNLSIALFPQWHYAVVIGFDLERREIELHTGVTPNHRMSFELFEKTWRRGDYWFLAPVPPQHTSSTMKYFVYTSAAFDMLKLGQTTQALNFLQTAIQRWPNEWLAYFLIANHFLADNPGDAIAWFKKGYHVGQYHSAYLNNFAIALQQSGCAAQAQKVLQFALQRFPDDDRLLATHSQFTDALSAADQASNAPGQCNGPPPHADK, from the coding sequence ATGCAGATTGACACCGCCCTGATACCATCCAGGGCGCATGTCATTAAAGATGTACCGTTTTATCCTCAGCAGGCATTTTATTGCGGCCCAACGACGCTCGCGGAAGTCTTTTCGTTTTACGGTGAGCCGGTTTCGCCAAACCAAATAGCCCCAAAACTTTTTATCCCTGAGTACGAAGGCAGCCTCAAAGTAGAAATGGTCAGCGCCACACGCCAGTTCGATTTGCTACCCTACACTGACAACGGCAACTTACAGCAAATTATCCAGCTGGTCAGTGACGACATACCAGTGATAGTTTTTCAGAATTTATCGATTGCGTTGTTTCCACAGTGGCATTATGCGGTGGTTATTGGTTTTGATTTAGAGCGCAGAGAAATAGAACTCCATACCGGCGTAACCCCTAATCACCGAATGAGTTTTGAGTTATTCGAAAAAACCTGGCGACGCGGCGATTACTGGTTTTTAGCGCCGGTTCCGCCTCAACATACCAGCTCAACAATGAAGTATTTTGTGTATACCAGCGCAGCCTTCGACATGCTTAAGCTCGGTCAAACAACGCAGGCCCTGAACTTTCTGCAAACAGCCATACAGCGCTGGCCCAACGAATGGCTCGCCTACTTTTTAATTGCCAATCATTTTTTAGCAGATAACCCCGGCGACGCTATCGCATGGTTTAAAAAAGGCTATCATGTTGGACAATATCACAGCGCGTATTTAAACAATTTTGCTATCGCCCTACAGCAATCAGGCTGTGCCGCACAGGCACAAAAGGTACTGCAATTCGCTCTGCAAAGGTTTCCTGACGATGACAGGCTACTCGCCACCCACAGCCAATTTACTGATGCTTTAAGCGCCGCGGACCAGGCATCAAACGCTCCGGGCCAATGCAACGGCCCGCCACCTCACGCCGATAAGTAG
- a CDS encoding methyl-accepting chemotaxis protein, whose product MMQWFLRSYDAIEKTFFYTLTRKIVGNITFLFLFQLANFYLFYALLNTPQDAQAPMQTTLLVLFVLSTLSFAFTVFYLHHLIVKPVKALLDTLNDINHTQGDLSTRLPAFTHDEFSELSRAYNKFAHNLSGLIEQVYQHAEQASDANKQVTSLVKSVDEQAATQKHLSDDISSSSQQVSVSIHDIVSASEQVSTTNAQNQNNAESANHTLVAAKQQINKITELLNQFSATVQGLQNNADNVRNILKMVEGFADQTNLLALNAAIEAARAGEAGRGFAVVADEVRSLSAKVADATQQISSFLNEMETLVGETQQESTRLIDASSQMQQSIGDTSSTFQQMMEDFKHNIHAFQLILDSVNVLESQQARAVEIAGQITDLSDTIQHAMASGVAQADHAQSLASSTRKGLSQFVVR is encoded by the coding sequence ATGATGCAATGGTTCTTACGCAGCTACGACGCAATTGAAAAAACGTTTTTTTACACCCTGACTCGTAAAATCGTTGGCAACATCACTTTTTTATTTTTATTCCAGCTGGCTAATTTTTATTTGTTTTATGCGCTGTTAAACACCCCGCAAGACGCACAGGCACCAATGCAAACAACCCTGCTGGTGTTATTTGTACTCAGCACGCTGAGTTTTGCTTTTACGGTGTTTTATTTGCACCACTTAATTGTAAAACCGGTAAAAGCGCTACTCGATACCTTAAACGACATCAATCACACGCAGGGCGACCTATCCACCCGACTGCCGGCTTTTACCCACGATGAATTCAGCGAACTGTCTCGTGCTTACAATAAATTCGCGCACAATTTAAGTGGTTTAATTGAACAGGTATACCAACACGCCGAACAGGCCAGTGACGCCAATAAACAGGTCACCTCACTAGTAAAAAGTGTTGATGAACAAGCCGCCACACAAAAACACCTCAGCGATGACATTAGCTCGTCGTCGCAACAGGTCAGCGTGAGTATTCACGATATTGTGTCAGCGTCGGAACAGGTCAGTACCACCAACGCACAAAATCAAAATAATGCAGAATCAGCAAACCACACGCTGGTAGCCGCCAAACAGCAGATCAACAAGATTACCGAATTACTCAATCAGTTTTCGGCCACGGTACAGGGCCTGCAAAATAACGCCGATAATGTGCGTAATATATTAAAAATGGTCGAAGGTTTTGCCGACCAAACCAACTTGTTGGCGCTTAACGCCGCCATCGAAGCGGCCCGCGCCGGCGAGGCTGGCAGAGGCTTTGCCGTTGTAGCCGATGAAGTCAGAAGTTTATCAGCGAAGGTGGCAGATGCTACTCAGCAAATCAGCAGCTTTTTAAACGAAATGGAAACCCTGGTGGGGGAAACGCAGCAGGAGTCAACACGCCTTATCGACGCGTCGTCACAAATGCAGCAAAGTATCGGTGATACATCGTCTACCTTTCAGCAAATGATGGAAGACTTTAAGCACAACATTCATGCTTTTCAGTTAATTTTAGACTCGGTCAATGTGCTTGAGTCTCAGCAAGCCAGAGCCGTTGAAATCGCCGGTCAGATTACCGATCTCAGTGACACCATTCAACACGCAATGGCATCGGGCGTGGCGCAAGCGGATCACGCTCAATCGCTGGCCAGCTCTACCCGTAAAGGCCTCAGTCAGTTTGTGGTGCGCTAA
- a CDS encoding DsbA family protein, translating into MNSRLLVIAGIAILLAIGGAFYLFAKPTTVTAAAAPASASASPAAESAAPSTESTQAGIPDMTLGNPMSTVKVVEYASFTCPHCASFHNNQFKQLKANYIDTGKISFTFREVYFDKFGLLASMIGRCEGSKAFYFDYSEKVFARQREWIASRDGDKIVNELATMGKAAGLTDDQLGACMNDNAKAEALVQWYKHNAEQDNIRSTPSFVINGELHTNMPYEDFAELLDDKLGL; encoded by the coding sequence ATGAATAGTCGCCTGTTAGTCATCGCCGGCATCGCCATTTTACTTGCCATAGGCGGTGCGTTTTATTTGTTTGCTAAGCCAACCACTGTGACAGCGGCAGCTGCGCCTGCGAGCGCCTCGGCGTCACCGGCGGCAGAGTCAGCAGCGCCATCAACTGAATCTACTCAGGCCGGAATACCGGATATGACACTGGGTAACCCCATGTCGACAGTAAAGGTTGTCGAATACGCGTCGTTTACCTGCCCGCATTGTGCATCGTTTCATAACAACCAATTTAAGCAGCTCAAAGCAAATTACATTGATACCGGTAAAATTAGTTTTACCTTTCGCGAAGTATATTTTGACAAGTTTGGGTTGCTCGCCTCAATGATTGGCCGGTGTGAAGGCTCAAAGGCCTTTTATTTTGATTATTCTGAAAAGGTATTTGCCCGGCAGCGCGAGTGGATAGCCAGTCGCGATGGCGATAAAATTGTGAATGAACTGGCGACAATGGGCAAAGCAGCCGGTCTCACTGACGATCAGTTAGGCGCCTGCATGAACGACAACGCCAAAGCCGAGGCGCTGGTTCAGTGGTACAAACACAACGCCGAGCAAGACAACATTCGTTCTACCCCCAGCTTTGTGATTAACGGTGAGTTGCATACCAATATGCCCTATGAGGACTTTGCTGAGTTGCTGGATGACAAACTCGGTTTATAG
- a CDS encoding TMEM175 family protein — MANAAGNNHQGFIYRGESMTRVETFVAAAFAFSVTMLVISVGAIPQNFAEFVIACKQIPAFAASFAVLTWIWHSHAVWSRRFGLEDAWTIVLSCGLIFLVLIYVYPLRIMMQSLFAFMSDGFFPGAMSFSEAWQIRFMFAFYAMGFVLLCLNFIALYGYARRQTLTPALSAIERFDSTTEIQSWIAAASISSLSLVLSILLPLDWLQFAGFSYFLFFPVLTIHGFARGTARKALLAG; from the coding sequence ATGGCTAACGCAGCGGGCAACAATCATCAGGGCTTCATCTATCGGGGTGAAAGCATGACCAGGGTGGAAACCTTTGTGGCGGCTGCGTTTGCCTTTTCGGTTACTATGCTGGTGATTTCGGTTGGGGCAATTCCGCAAAACTTTGCTGAATTTGTTATTGCCTGCAAACAAATTCCCGCGTTCGCTGCCAGTTTTGCCGTGTTAACCTGGATTTGGCATTCCCATGCGGTATGGAGCCGGCGGTTTGGCTTAGAAGATGCCTGGACAATAGTGTTGAGTTGCGGGCTGATATTTTTGGTACTGATATACGTGTACCCCTTGCGGATCATGATGCAGTCGTTATTTGCGTTTATGTCTGACGGGTTTTTCCCCGGTGCTATGTCGTTTAGTGAAGCCTGGCAAATTCGCTTTATGTTTGCTTTTTATGCCATGGGATTTGTATTGCTATGCCTCAACTTTATTGCGTTGTATGGGTATGCCCGGCGGCAAACTCTGACCCCCGCGCTGTCGGCGATTGAGCGCTTTGACAGCACTACCGAAATACAATCATGGATAGCAGCAGCAAGCATCAGTTCGTTGTCATTAGTGTTGTCGATTCTCCTCCCTCTGGACTGGCTGCAATTCGCCGGGTTCAGCTATTTTTTGTTTTTTCCCGTACTTACTATTCATGGCTTTGCGCGGGGCACAGCACGAAAAGCCCTTTTAGCCGGTTAG